A window from Salarias fasciatus chromosome 11, fSalaFa1.1, whole genome shotgun sequence encodes these proteins:
- the invs gene encoding inversin isoform X1, protein MASVTSSPGPASLSSQVHAAAVNGDRSALLKLIAAEPSLRDREDQFGRTPLMYCVLADRLDCAEILLKTGASVNKTDHSQRTALHLAAQKGNVRFLKLLLSRRANWLQKDLEEMTPLHLATRHPSPKALALLLKYIGPGEVDTQDKNKQTALHWSAFYNRPEHVRLLIKHDSNIGIPDSEGKIPLHWAAHSQEPSATQTVRCILEAAPTESLLNWQDYEGRTPLHFAVADGNEAVVEVLTSYEGCNVTAYDNLFRTPLHWAALLGHAKIVHLLLERNTSGTIPSDSQGATPLHYGAQSNNAETVGVFLSHPSVKDESDLEGRTAFMWAAGKGSDDVIRTMLSLNPHIDINMADKYGGTALHAASLSGHVSTVKLLLEKGAMVDSLDVMKHTPLFRACEMGYRDVILTLIKGSARVDLVDVDGHTALHWAALGGNAEVCQILMENGISPNVQDQAGRTPLQCAAYGGYITCMAVLMENNADPNIQDKEGRTALHWSCNNGYLDAVKLLLGYNAFPNQMEHTEERYTPLDYALLGGHSEVTQFMLEHGALSIAAIQDIAAASIQAVYKGYTVRKAFRERKQLLMRHEQLRKDAAKKREEEQRRREAVQKVSAPAAEKRKVSQMKVEQEKLSLVNIIGNLSINDAPVETQKASKTERTKSKEERHKAHKSRSSRRSKVSEPQEAPEALSRSHESGDSAPGAPQTTRLKELLSPGSSSQPPSLKPTSPSTPKTRDQPPPSACTPSTPASAADQSEARTGERIPLKKTDNPASVQTVIAKADSHTSPRKHRKHKQQNSPRDRAPVVSLGSSSSLDHKSPSRKTHSASRASLSARTHREHSREQRRRRNEAARTIQRAWRRFCASRRGEVHAHREVESGDSNYAPHTRRVDIRSQLAKSAQSKTSVLQSIYGNSMARRGRPLRGSQSLLLSETPLHTQSQLSGIDCVHLPDAVNQARQYSYHLRPQSAGQGTRGRGKH, encoded by the exons ATG GCCTCGGTGACGTCCAGTCCAGGACCTGCCTCTCTGAGCTCCCAGGTGCATGCAGCAGCTGTCAATGGTGACAGGAGCGCGCTGCTCAAGCTCATCGCAG CGGAGCCCTCGCTGAGAGACCGGGAGGACCAGTTCGGACGGACCCCTTTGATGTACTGCGTGCTGGCCGACCGCCTGGACTGTGCAGAGATTCTGCTGAAGACGGGAGCCTCGGTCAACAAGACCGACCACAGCCAGAGAACTGCTCTGCACCTCGCCGCTCAGAAG GGAAATGTGCGtttcctgaagctgctgctgtccaggcGCGCTAACTGGCTGCAGAAGGACTTAGAAGAAATGACCCCGCTTCACCTTGCCACCAGACACCCCTCACCGAAAGCCCTCGCCCTGCTCCTCAAATACATCGGACCCGGAGAGGTCGACACACAGGACAAGAACAAG cAAACTGCTCTCCACTGGTCAGCGTTTTATAACCGACCGGAGCACGTACGCCTCCTCATCAAACATGACTCCAACATCGGCATCCCAGACAGCGAGGGCAAGATCCCGCTGCACTGGGCCGCTCACAGTCAAGAGCCCAGCGCCACACAGACCGTCCGCTGCATCCTG gaagcAGCACCCACAGAGTCACTGTTGAACTGGCAGGACTACGAGGGTCGCACACCCCTGCACTTTGCCGTGGCCGACGGTAACGAGGCGGTCGTGGAGGTGCTGACATCGTACGAGGGCTGTAATGTCACAGCGTATGATAACCTGTTCAGGACGCCGCTGCACTGGGCAGCTCTGCTGg GCCACGCTAAAATCGTCCACCTGCTGTTGGAAAGAAACACATCAGGCACGATTCCCTCAGACAGCCAGGGAGCGACACCGCTGCACTACGGAGCCCAGAGCAACAATGCC GAGACAGTCGGGGTGTTTCTCTCCCATCCGTCAGTGAAGGACGAATCGGACCTGGAGGGGCGAACCGCCTTCATGTGGGCTGCTGGGAAAGGCAGCGACGATGTGATCCGCACCATGCTCTCCCTCAATCCTCACATCGACATCAACATGGCAGACAAGTACGGCGGCACTG CCCTGCACGCGGCCTCCCTGTCAGGCCATGTGAGCAccgtgaagctgctgctggagaagggAGCGATGGTCGACTCGCTGGATGTTATGAAACACACGCCACTGTTTCGCGCCTGCGAGATGGGATACAGAGATGTCATACTCACACTCATCAAGG GCTCGGCCCGCGTCGACCTGGTAGATGTGGACGGCCACACCGCGCTGCACTGGGCGGCTCTCGGAGGGAATGCCGAGGTCTGCCAGATACTGATGGAGAACGGGATTAGTCCCAATGTGCAG GATCAGGCTGGACGGACGCCCCTGCAGTGCGCCGCTTACGGCGGCTACATCACCTGCATGGCCGTGCTCATGGAGAACAACGCTGACCCAAACATACAGGACAAGGAG GGGCGGACTGCTCTCCACTGGTCGTGTAACAACGGCTATCTGGACgcggtgaagctgctgctgggctACAACGCCTTTCCCAATCAAATGGAGCACACTGAGGAGAG ATACACCCCTCTGGATTATGCTCTGCTGGGGGGGCACAGTGAGGTGACGCAGTTCATGCTGGAGCACGGCGCTCTGTCCATCGCGGCCATCCAGGACATCGCCGCAGCCTCTATCCAGGCCGTCTACAAGGGCTACACCGTCCGCAAAGCATTCAGGGAGCGGAAACAGCTCCTCATGCGACACGAGCAACTGCGCAAGGATGCAGCCAA GAAACGAGAGGAAGAACAGCGGCGGAGAGAAGCTGTGCAGAAAGTGTCAGCGCCCGCTGCTGAGAAACGGAAAGTTTCACAGATGAAAGTGGAGCAAGAAAAGCTCTCCTTAGTGAACATTATAGGGAATTTATCCATTAATGATGCGCCGGTGGAAACTCAGAAAGCGTCCAAAACTGAACGCACAAAGAGCAAAGAAGAAAGACACAAAG cCCACAAAAGCAGGTCCTCAAGAAGAAGTAAAGTGTCTGAACCGCAGGAGGCTCCCGAAGCTCTGAGCCGCAGTCATGAGAGCGGCGACTCTGCACCTGGTGCTCCTCAGACCACCAGGTTGAAGGAACTCCTGtctccaggcagcagcagccagccacCCAGCCTGAAACCCACGTCCCCCTCCACACCCAAAACAAGGGACCAACCACCCCCGAGCGCATGCACACCCTCCACCCCTGCCTCCGCTGCAGACCAGAGCGAGGCCAGGACCGGAGAGCGCATCCCCCTGAAAAAGACAGACAATCCCGCCAGTGTGCAGACCGTCATTGCCAAAGCCGATTCCCACACCTCTCCGagaaagcacagaaaacacaagcaGCAGAATTCACCGAGGGACAGAGCTCCTGTCGTCTCATTAGGGAGTAGTTCATCTTTAGATCACAAAAGCCCTTCGAGAAAGACTCACTCGGCTTCACGCGCGTCCCTgtcagcgcgcacacacagggagcacagcagagagcagcgcaGGAGGAGGAACGAGGCCGCACGCACCATCCAGCGAGCCTGGAGAAG GTTCTGTGCGAGCCGACGGGGAGAGGTACACGCCCACCGAGAGGTTGAGTCAGGTGATTCAAACTACGCCCCTCACACACGGAGGGTGGACATCAGATCTCAGCTGGCTAAATCTGCACAGAGTAAGACCTCTGTGCTACAAAGCATCTATG
- the invs gene encoding inversin isoform X2: MTPLHLATRHPSPKALALLLKYIGPGEVDTQDKNKQTALHWSAFYNRPEHVRLLIKHDSNIGIPDSEGKIPLHWAAHSQEPSATQTVRCILEAAPTESLLNWQDYEGRTPLHFAVADGNEAVVEVLTSYEGCNVTAYDNLFRTPLHWAALLGHAKIVHLLLERNTSGTIPSDSQGATPLHYGAQSNNAETVGVFLSHPSVKDESDLEGRTAFMWAAGKGSDDVIRTMLSLNPHIDINMADKYGGTALHAASLSGHVSTVKLLLEKGAMVDSLDVMKHTPLFRACEMGYRDVILTLIKGSARVDLVDVDGHTALHWAALGGNAEVCQILMENGISPNVQDQAGRTPLQCAAYGGYITCMAVLMENNADPNIQDKEGRTALHWSCNNGYLDAVKLLLGYNAFPNQMEHTEERYTPLDYALLGGHSEVTQFMLEHGALSIAAIQDIAAASIQAVYKGYTVRKAFRERKQLLMRHEQLRKDAAKKREEEQRRREAVQKVSAPAAEKRKVSQMKVEQEKLSLVNIIGNLSINDAPVETQKASKTERTKSKEERHKAHKSRSSRRSKVSEPQEAPEALSRSHESGDSAPGAPQTTRLKELLSPGSSSQPPSLKPTSPSTPKTRDQPPPSACTPSTPASAADQSEARTGERIPLKKTDNPASVQTVIAKADSHTSPRKHRKHKQQNSPRDRAPVVSLGSSSSLDHKSPSRKTHSASRASLSARTHREHSREQRRRRNEAARTIQRAWRRFCASRRGEVHAHREVESGDSNYAPHTRRVDIRSQLAKSAQSKTSVLQSIYGNSMARRGRPLRGSQSLLLSETPLHTQSQLSGIDCVHLPDAVNQARQYSYHLRPQSAGQGTRGRGKH, translated from the exons ATGACCCCGCTTCACCTTGCCACCAGACACCCCTCACCGAAAGCCCTCGCCCTGCTCCTCAAATACATCGGACCCGGAGAGGTCGACACACAGGACAAGAACAAG cAAACTGCTCTCCACTGGTCAGCGTTTTATAACCGACCGGAGCACGTACGCCTCCTCATCAAACATGACTCCAACATCGGCATCCCAGACAGCGAGGGCAAGATCCCGCTGCACTGGGCCGCTCACAGTCAAGAGCCCAGCGCCACACAGACCGTCCGCTGCATCCTG gaagcAGCACCCACAGAGTCACTGTTGAACTGGCAGGACTACGAGGGTCGCACACCCCTGCACTTTGCCGTGGCCGACGGTAACGAGGCGGTCGTGGAGGTGCTGACATCGTACGAGGGCTGTAATGTCACAGCGTATGATAACCTGTTCAGGACGCCGCTGCACTGGGCAGCTCTGCTGg GCCACGCTAAAATCGTCCACCTGCTGTTGGAAAGAAACACATCAGGCACGATTCCCTCAGACAGCCAGGGAGCGACACCGCTGCACTACGGAGCCCAGAGCAACAATGCC GAGACAGTCGGGGTGTTTCTCTCCCATCCGTCAGTGAAGGACGAATCGGACCTGGAGGGGCGAACCGCCTTCATGTGGGCTGCTGGGAAAGGCAGCGACGATGTGATCCGCACCATGCTCTCCCTCAATCCTCACATCGACATCAACATGGCAGACAAGTACGGCGGCACTG CCCTGCACGCGGCCTCCCTGTCAGGCCATGTGAGCAccgtgaagctgctgctggagaagggAGCGATGGTCGACTCGCTGGATGTTATGAAACACACGCCACTGTTTCGCGCCTGCGAGATGGGATACAGAGATGTCATACTCACACTCATCAAGG GCTCGGCCCGCGTCGACCTGGTAGATGTGGACGGCCACACCGCGCTGCACTGGGCGGCTCTCGGAGGGAATGCCGAGGTCTGCCAGATACTGATGGAGAACGGGATTAGTCCCAATGTGCAG GATCAGGCTGGACGGACGCCCCTGCAGTGCGCCGCTTACGGCGGCTACATCACCTGCATGGCCGTGCTCATGGAGAACAACGCTGACCCAAACATACAGGACAAGGAG GGGCGGACTGCTCTCCACTGGTCGTGTAACAACGGCTATCTGGACgcggtgaagctgctgctgggctACAACGCCTTTCCCAATCAAATGGAGCACACTGAGGAGAG ATACACCCCTCTGGATTATGCTCTGCTGGGGGGGCACAGTGAGGTGACGCAGTTCATGCTGGAGCACGGCGCTCTGTCCATCGCGGCCATCCAGGACATCGCCGCAGCCTCTATCCAGGCCGTCTACAAGGGCTACACCGTCCGCAAAGCATTCAGGGAGCGGAAACAGCTCCTCATGCGACACGAGCAACTGCGCAAGGATGCAGCCAA GAAACGAGAGGAAGAACAGCGGCGGAGAGAAGCTGTGCAGAAAGTGTCAGCGCCCGCTGCTGAGAAACGGAAAGTTTCACAGATGAAAGTGGAGCAAGAAAAGCTCTCCTTAGTGAACATTATAGGGAATTTATCCATTAATGATGCGCCGGTGGAAACTCAGAAAGCGTCCAAAACTGAACGCACAAAGAGCAAAGAAGAAAGACACAAAG cCCACAAAAGCAGGTCCTCAAGAAGAAGTAAAGTGTCTGAACCGCAGGAGGCTCCCGAAGCTCTGAGCCGCAGTCATGAGAGCGGCGACTCTGCACCTGGTGCTCCTCAGACCACCAGGTTGAAGGAACTCCTGtctccaggcagcagcagccagccacCCAGCCTGAAACCCACGTCCCCCTCCACACCCAAAACAAGGGACCAACCACCCCCGAGCGCATGCACACCCTCCACCCCTGCCTCCGCTGCAGACCAGAGCGAGGCCAGGACCGGAGAGCGCATCCCCCTGAAAAAGACAGACAATCCCGCCAGTGTGCAGACCGTCATTGCCAAAGCCGATTCCCACACCTCTCCGagaaagcacagaaaacacaagcaGCAGAATTCACCGAGGGACAGAGCTCCTGTCGTCTCATTAGGGAGTAGTTCATCTTTAGATCACAAAAGCCCTTCGAGAAAGACTCACTCGGCTTCACGCGCGTCCCTgtcagcgcgcacacacagggagcacagcagagagcagcgcaGGAGGAGGAACGAGGCCGCACGCACCATCCAGCGAGCCTGGAGAAG GTTCTGTGCGAGCCGACGGGGAGAGGTACACGCCCACCGAGAGGTTGAGTCAGGTGATTCAAACTACGCCCCTCACACACGGAGGGTGGACATCAGATCTCAGCTGGCTAAATCTGCACAGAGTAAGACCTCTGTGCTACAAAGCATCTATG